The following nucleotide sequence is from Paenibacillus andongensis.
ACGGGCTCGTCCACATGACTTTAGCAACAGCACCATTCGTATTATCATAATATTCAACCTTGAAATCAACAGGCACGCCAGCGGTTAATGCAATGGTTCCGGTTCGTTCCACCCAGCTTTGATTAAACCAACTATCAATAACCAACACGCCATTCACCCAAACTCGGATGCCATCGTCACTTAAGGTAGAAATCTTATAGGTTTCCGTATATTTGGGTTTAAGTTTACCTGTCCATCTTACGGAAAACGTATCTGCTTGCATAGAAGGAAAAGGAGCTGACGTTGACCAATTGAAATCAATCTTGGCATCTTCCTTCGTTTCCTTCAGCGCGGTCAAATCCTTATTATCGTAATATTCCGCTCGCAATCCGTATCTCTCATCCTGTAAGACAGGTTGTAAGACAGGTGCTGAAACAGGAGCTTTCACAGATTGAAGAGACTCTCTTGTCAGTAGTTTGGAATTCGTATAGAAGGTTTCAATTTCTTGCAGTTTATTATTTTCGGCCAGCATTTTGCCCCATGTCATCAGATAGGCCCATTTGGGCTGCTCATTCAGAATAGTGCCGCTAGGCAGCTCACCGTTTTCCCCCACCGCAACAGGCTTACCATTCGCCAATTCAACAATTTTCGCGTAATAATCCGGATGGTAATCATTGTCATAAATATCAACGGCGAGAACATCCACCTTATTTTCTCCAGGAAAAGTGGCTGTATACGAGTCAGACCATGCATTCGGTGCATTCGGGCTCCACACCCAAAGCAAATTGTTCAACTTATGCACGTTTACGAAGCGGTCGTACATGATATTCCATAAGGCAGAGAAGTTGCTCTTCTTGCCCCACCAGAACCAATTCCCATTCATTTCATGATACGGGCGCCATAAGACAGGAACACCTGCATCTCTAAGTTTCCCTAAGTACACAGCTGCTTTATCGAGATCTGCCAGCAATTGCGTGTACTGGGGAGTACCTGGCGTAACGTATTTATCAAAATCGGCTTGACTCATTTCCTTCTGTACATTCGACCAGCATAGGCATGTTCCGGGAATACTTTCATGAAATGATATCGTTACCAGACCGCCAGCCTGGTTCCACGCAATCGCACTATTAACCACCTTTTGTCGTTGATCTGCCAGTTGACTTTCGGATTGATTCATAATGGCACCGAATTCATAACCGTGAAGACCCGGATATTTACCCGTCATGCCTTTGACTTGATTCGTCCATTCATCCGGACTTTCTAGATAATCATGCTGCCCGCTAATGATGCTTACACCCGAGATGGCATACAATTGCTGCAGTACTGCCTTAGCCTCGTACGTAGCCTGTGAGTTGATTGGAACAACTGACGCATTCGTTACATTAGGGTGAAGCAGATTCGGTGCAAGCAAAGTGAGTAGAAACAATAAGGAAACCACCTTCTTACGCACACCCGCCTTTCCAAAAAAATCGATCATCATCTTTCCTCCAGTATGGTAGTTTGACACAATGAACCCTGATTTACGCTACTTATAAGCGTGTTCATTCTGCTTAATCTACCATACAGGGGATATATTAGATTTGTATAAGCATTATATTAATGTTTTGAAAGTTTTTCCAATTTCAGTTATGCTTTCAAACAAGGAATCGCCTTCCATTCGCGTTAATCGAATAGAAGGCGGTTCGTTGTTTCAAAACAAATCTTAAATAAATTGGTGAAGCGGGATATCCTTCCATGCCATACATATACGAACTGTGTCTTCCTCAACTAATTCGGATCCGCTCTGAACCTCAATAAATTCAACATCCGTGATGGCTCGAATGCTGTGCCGGGTTCCATCAGGTATTCGAACGACATCTCCAGGCTTCACTTGATAGAGTTTGTCATTAATGACAATATCCGCAACGCCGCTTACGATCGTCCACACTTCACTGCGTTTATAATGCAGCTGATAGCTTATATTTTTACCTGCATGGACGAGAATCCGTT
It contains:
- a CDS encoding glycosyl hydrolase, producing the protein MMIDFFGKAGVRKKVVSLLFLLTLLAPNLLHPNVTNASVVPINSQATYEAKAVLQQLYAISGVSIISGQHDYLESPDEWTNQVKGMTGKYPGLHGYEFGAIMNQSESQLADQRQKVVNSAIAWNQAGGLVTISFHESIPGTCLCWSNVQKEMSQADFDKYVTPGTPQYTQLLADLDKAAVYLGKLRDAGVPVLWRPYHEMNGNWFWWGKKSNFSALWNIMYDRFVNVHKLNNLLWVWSPNAPNAWSDSYTATFPGENKVDVLAVDIYDNDYHPDYYAKIVELANGKPVAVGENGELPSGTILNEQPKWAYLMTWGKMLAENNKLQEIETFYTNSKLLTRESLQSVKAPVSAPVLQPVLQDERYGLRAEYYDNKDLTALKETKEDAKIDFNWSTSAPFPSMQADTFSVRWTGKLKPKYTETYKISTLSDDGIRVWVNGVLVIDSWFNQSWVERTGTIALTAGVPVDFKVEYYDNTNGAVAKVMWTSPSQVKEIIPASALLLP